A genomic window from Desulfonatronovibrio magnus includes:
- a CDS encoding DUF2156 domain-containing protein: MNFTPISLKHQDQFNVLLQNTDQIASDYSFANIYGWADEYGLEISFSNDLAWIRQTRPRTMYWAPVGNWKRNWTESFQHIPTKTEIVRIPEKLAEIWQKDLPGMSIFSDREHWDYLYSVSELVELKGNRFHKKKNLYNQFIKKYNFSYVELEKKYIEKALALQTEWCLWKECDDSGALEAENNAIVRVFSRWEELTGLFGAGLMIDQDMVAYTVAEALPDNTLVIHFEKGCPGYKGVYQAINKLFLEHSASEYTVVNREQDLGDPGLKKAKESYNPIDFLKKFNARL, encoded by the coding sequence ATGAACTTTACCCCTATTTCTTTAAAACACCAGGATCAGTTCAATGTTCTTTTACAGAATACTGATCAAATAGCATCTGACTACAGCTTTGCGAATATCTATGGCTGGGCGGACGAGTATGGTCTTGAAATATCTTTCAGTAATGATCTGGCATGGATCAGACAGACCAGGCCGCGCACAATGTATTGGGCACCGGTGGGTAACTGGAAAAGAAACTGGACAGAATCATTTCAGCATATCCCGACCAAAACTGAAATCGTCAGAATTCCTGAAAAACTGGCCGAAATATGGCAGAAAGACTTGCCGGGTATGAGCATTTTTTCCGACAGGGAACACTGGGATTACCTTTACTCAGTCAGTGAACTTGTGGAACTTAAAGGCAACAGGTTTCATAAAAAGAAAAACCTCTATAATCAGTTTATAAAAAAATATAATTTCAGTTATGTGGAGTTAGAAAAAAAATATATTGAAAAAGCCCTGGCCCTTCAGACCGAATGGTGCCTGTGGAAAGAATGTGACGACTCAGGAGCACTTGAGGCGGAAAACAATGCTATTGTCAGGGTTTTTTCACGCTGGGAAGAACTCACCGGCCTTTTCGGGGCTGGACTTATGATAGACCAGGACATGGTAGCCTACACAGTAGCCGAAGCACTGCCCGACAACACACTGGTTATTCACTTTGAAAAGGGGTGCCCCGGCTACAAGGGAGTTTATCAGGCCATAAACAAGCTCTTTCTTGAACACTCAGCATCTGAATACACTGTGGTCAACCGCGAACAGGACCTGGGAGATCCAGGACTGAAAAAAGCAAAGGAAAGCTATAACCCCATTGATTTTTTGAAAAAATTCAATGCCAGGCTATAA